A region of Streptomyces halobius DNA encodes the following proteins:
- a CDS encoding S1 family peptidase: MNKRTGAIAGASAAAIAAAAILLPNANASTDKPALRTFTAQSATQLATALKTDLGDQGAGWYLDGKSGHLVMNVLSEDDAESVTAKGAVARVVRHSMTALKAGTRTLRETATVPGTAWSIDPKTNRIVVIADRTVTGAKMAALTKATGGMGDLVTVKRSAGEFKRYDGGGLGNGGGLGNGGGLGNGNEGGIGQQGAGGAGAAGGTGENGGAGTAGGAGENGGAGAAGGTGENGGADGGAGDGGAGDGGGAAAGPIGGSAIFGGNARCSLGFNVTVDGAPAFLTAGHCGNDSPTWSADQAGSQPLGTVQDSQFPKTDFALVTYDDPNARPESAVDLQNGSTQRITRAEKAAVGMKVQRSGSTTGLADGTVTGLDATVNYGNGDIVNGLIQTDVCAEPGDSGGAMFSGESAVGLTSGGSGDCSQGGETFFQPVTDALAATGAEIGAGGGGDAAAGGAVAGAGDPGDGGAADAGAGAGEPGTGTEEPGTEDAGAGIGDAGAGGDPGMNGAGSLN, from the coding sequence GTGAACAAGAGGACCGGCGCCATCGCCGGAGCCTCCGCGGCCGCCATCGCGGCAGCGGCGATCCTGCTCCCCAACGCCAACGCCAGTACCGACAAGCCGGCCCTGCGGACCTTCACCGCCCAGTCGGCGACGCAGCTCGCGACGGCCCTGAAGACGGATCTCGGGGACCAGGGCGCCGGCTGGTACCTGGACGGCAAGAGCGGCCATCTGGTCATGAACGTCCTGTCGGAGGACGACGCGGAGAGCGTCACCGCGAAGGGGGCCGTCGCCAGGGTCGTCCGGCACAGCATGACCGCGCTGAAGGCCGGTACGCGGACGCTGCGCGAGACCGCCACGGTGCCCGGCACCGCGTGGTCCATCGACCCGAAGACGAACAGGATCGTGGTGATCGCCGACAGAACGGTCACCGGCGCGAAGATGGCCGCCCTCACCAAGGCCACCGGCGGGATGGGCGACCTGGTGACGGTCAAGCGGTCCGCGGGCGAGTTCAAGCGCTACGACGGCGGGGGACTCGGCAACGGCGGGGGGCTCGGCAACGGCGGGGGGCTCGGCAACGGCAACGAAGGCGGGATCGGGCAGCAAGGGGCCGGTGGAGCCGGTGCGGCCGGTGGCACGGGCGAAAACGGCGGGGCCGGTACGGCCGGTGGCGCGGGCGAGAACGGTGGAGCCGGTGCGGCCGGTGGCACGGGCGAGAACGGCGGGGCCGACGGCGGTGCGGGCGACGGCGGTGCGGGCGACGGCGGTGGCGCGGCCGCCGGGCCGATCGGCGGCAGTGCGATCTTCGGTGGTAACGCGCGCTGTTCACTGGGCTTCAACGTGACGGTCGACGGCGCGCCGGCCTTCCTCACGGCGGGTCATTGCGGCAACGACTCCCCGACCTGGTCGGCCGATCAGGCGGGCAGCCAGCCGCTGGGCACCGTCCAGGACTCCCAGTTCCCCAAGACCGACTTCGCCCTGGTCACCTACGACGACCCGAACGCCCGGCCGGAGAGCGCGGTCGACCTGCAGAACGGCAGCACCCAGCGGATAACCCGGGCCGAGAAGGCCGCCGTGGGCATGAAGGTGCAGCGCTCGGGCAGCACCACGGGACTGGCGGACGGCACCGTCACCGGACTCGACGCGACGGTGAACTACGGCAACGGAGACATCGTCAACGGCCTCATACAGACGGATGTGTGCGCGGAGCCCGGCGACAGCGGAGGCGCGATGTTCTCCGGCGAGTCGGCCGTGGGGCTGACCTCCGGCGGCAGTGGCGACTGCTCCCAGGGCGGCGAGACGTTCTTCCAGCCGGTGACCGACGCGCTGGCGGCCACGGGTGCCGAGATCGGTGCCGGCGGGGGCGGCGACGCCGCCGCGGGCGGTGCGGTCGCGGGTGCCGGGGACCCTGGTGACGGCGGCGCCGCGGACGCCGGCGCCGGTGCCGGGGAGCCCGGCACGGGCACCGAAGAGCCCGGTACGGAGGACGCCGGTGCGGGAATAGGGGACGCGGGAGCGGGTGGCGATCCCGGTATGAACGGTGCCGGGTCGCTGAACTGA
- a CDS encoding NAD(P)/FAD-dependent oxidoreductase — translation MIDLLVVGGGPAGLGAAIHAALAGMEAVVIEPRAAPVDKACGEGIMPGGVCALTALGVDLTGGYPLRGIRYVDGHRHAEASFRAVSGLGMRRTALHTALSRRAAELGVEVLTGKVGEVRQSDDSVTAAGLRARWLIAADGLHSPIRHALGLDLPVRRPRRYGLRRHYRVRPWTDCVEVHWPGEGTRAGSGPGRGARSGSGAGYRFRSWYGSGAGSGLGEVYVTPVGAELVGVAVLSSHRRGFDAHLAGFPRLAPLLDGPPAGPVRGAGPLRQRVARRTAGRVLLVGDAAGYVDALTGEGIALALASAGAAVRCLKAGRPRAYEGEWRRATRRHRLLTAGLLRVGGSAAGARLIVPAAARMPSVFGAAVHALQ, via the coding sequence GTGATCGACCTGCTGGTGGTCGGCGGCGGCCCGGCCGGGCTGGGCGCCGCCATCCACGCGGCGCTCGCCGGTATGGAAGCGGTGGTCATCGAACCGCGCGCCGCTCCGGTGGACAAGGCGTGCGGCGAGGGCATCATGCCGGGCGGCGTGTGCGCCCTGACCGCGCTCGGTGTCGATCTCACCGGCGGGTATCCGCTGCGTGGCATCCGCTACGTCGACGGGCACCGGCACGCCGAGGCGTCCTTCCGGGCAGTGTCGGGCCTCGGCATGCGCCGCACCGCCCTGCACACCGCACTCTCCCGGCGGGCCGCCGAACTCGGCGTCGAAGTCCTGACCGGCAAGGTCGGCGAGGTACGGCAGAGCGACGACTCGGTGACCGCCGCGGGCCTGCGGGCGCGCTGGCTGATCGCGGCGGACGGCCTGCACTCGCCCATCCGGCACGCCCTCGGCCTGGACCTGCCCGTCCGCCGTCCCCGGCGCTACGGGCTGCGGCGGCACTACCGCGTGCGGCCGTGGACCGACTGTGTCGAAGTGCACTGGCCGGGGGAGGGGACGCGGGCCGGGTCCGGCCCCGGGCGCGGAGCCCGGTCCGGCTCGGGGGCCGGGTACCGCTTCAGATCCTGGTACGGCTCCGGGGCCGGCTCCGGCCTCGGTGAGGTGTATGTGACGCCGGTCGGCGCGGAGCTGGTGGGCGTGGCCGTGCTCAGCAGCCATCGGCGAGGCTTTGACGCCCACTTGGCCGGTTTCCCCCGGCTGGCCCCCTTGCTGGACGGCCCGCCGGCCGGTCCGGTACGCGGCGCCGGTCCCCTCCGGCAGCGGGTCGCCCGCCGTACCGCGGGCCGGGTGCTGCTGGTGGGCGACGCGGCGGGCTATGTCGACGCGCTCACCGGCGAAGGCATCGCCCTCGCGCTGGCCTCGGCGGGAGCGGCCGTCCGCTGCCTGAAGGCGGGCCGGCCGCGTGCGTACGAGGGGGAGTGGCGACGGGCGACCCGCAGACACCGGCTGCTGACGGCGGGGCTGCTGCGGGTGGGCGGCAGTGCGGCCGGCGCCCGACTGATCGTTCCGGCGGCGGCCAGGATGCCATCGGTCTTCGGGGCGGCGGTCCACGCCCTCCAATGA
- a CDS encoding VOC family protein: MSAERPTPVPHRGAPCWVSLLARDLGAAQDFYATVLGWTFRPAALGEEFTVAMSDGQPVAGIGAVVPNLQVAVAWTAYFAVDNADATAARIRERGATVAVGPLRIGPGRAALAADPHGAAFGFWEGQTLPWSVGRGNAPAWLELRTRDAFAAAIFYAEVFGWAAGEPGGVDVTYEDEQVIVRDGGHTVAALRGGAVEAAPDPRIRPQWHVHFPVRDIDVVTSAAMASGGTVLPVEPAPEQGRAAARQAVIRDPDGGLFTVTEAPRQHPS, encoded by the coding sequence ATGTCGGCCGAACGCCCCACCCCTGTTCCGCACCGCGGCGCTCCGTGCTGGGTCAGCCTGCTGGCCCGCGACCTCGGGGCCGCGCAGGACTTCTACGCCACGGTCCTCGGCTGGACCTTCCGCCCGGCCGCGCTGGGGGAGGAGTTCACCGTCGCGATGTCCGACGGCCAGCCCGTCGCGGGCATCGGCGCGGTCGTTCCGAACCTTCAGGTCGCGGTCGCCTGGACCGCCTACTTCGCCGTCGACAACGCGGACGCCACCGCGGCCCGGATCCGCGAGCGCGGCGCGACGGTCGCCGTCGGACCGCTCCGCATAGGCCCCGGCCGCGCCGCCCTCGCCGCCGACCCGCACGGCGCGGCCTTCGGCTTCTGGGAGGGGCAGACCCTGCCCTGGTCGGTCGGGCGGGGCAATGCGCCGGCGTGGCTGGAACTGCGCACCCGGGACGCGTTCGCCGCCGCCATCTTCTACGCGGAGGTCTTCGGCTGGGCCGCCGGGGAGCCGGGCGGCGTCGATGTGACGTACGAGGACGAGCAGGTCATCGTGCGCGACGGCGGCCACACGGTCGCCGCGCTGCGCGGCGGCGCCGTCGAGGCCGCCCCCGACCCGCGTATCCGCCCCCAGTGGCACGTCCACTTCCCGGTCCGTGACATCGATGTGGTGACCTCGGCGGCCATGGCCTCCGGCGGCACCGTCCTGCCCGTGGAACCGGCACCGGAGCAGGGGCGCGCAGCGGCACGACAGGCCGTCATACGTGACCCGGACGGCGGCCTCTTCACCGTCACGGAAGCGCCCCGGCAACACCCTTCCTGA
- a CDS encoding winged helix-turn-helix domain-containing protein, protein MFMNSSTTLTLQPEAGVGQPADAGPGEGPPLAVDRLPDGKWQLTLHDLEPVSFRRLPSDEVHIILAPPGGEAAPAPARGPMRPVAAQDAIQIDTAARTISVDGRQICLPRLEFDLLAHLVLHPQRAFTREQLMSAVWPTCHSSARTVDVHIARLRRRLGPRARDSISTVFGIGYKYLPHP, encoded by the coding sequence ATGTTCATGAACTCCTCGACGACCCTTACGTTGCAACCGGAGGCCGGGGTCGGCCAGCCGGCGGACGCCGGGCCGGGCGAAGGGCCACCTCTGGCAGTCGACCGACTTCCGGACGGCAAGTGGCAACTCACCCTGCACGACCTCGAACCGGTATCGTTCCGCCGGCTCCCCTCGGACGAGGTCCACATCATCCTGGCGCCACCAGGCGGTGAAGCCGCTCCCGCACCCGCCCGGGGCCCCATGCGGCCCGTCGCGGCCCAGGACGCGATCCAGATCGACACGGCGGCCAGAACGATATCCGTCGACGGACGCCAAATCTGCCTGCCCCGGCTGGAATTCGATCTGCTCGCCCATCTCGTCCTGCATCCACAGCGCGCCTTCACCCGCGAGCAGCTGATGAGCGCCGTCTGGCCCACCTGCCACTCCAGCGCCCGCACCGTCGACGTGCACATCGCCCGGCTGCGACGGCGCCTGGGCCCGCGCGCACGCGACTCCATCAGCACCGTCTTCGGCATCGGGTACAAGTACCTGCCGCACCCGTAA
- the tdh gene encoding L-threonine 3-dehydrogenase has translation MKALVKQKAEPGLWLTDVPEPAVGAGDVLIKVLRTGICGTDLHIRAWDGWARQSIGTPLTVGHEFVGEVVETGRDVTGVRAGDLVSGEGHLVCGTCRNCLAGRRHLCRATVGLGVGRDGAFAEYVTLPAANVWVHRVPVDLDIAAVFDPFGNAVHTALSFPLVGEDVLITGAGPIGIMAAAVARHAGARHVVITDVSEPRLALARKVGVSLALNVAETSIADGQRELGLREGFDIGLEMSGRPEAMRDMIANMTHGGRIAVLGLPSQEFPVDWSRIVTSMITIKGIYGREMFETWYAMSVLLEGGLDLAPVVTGRYPYQEFEAAFDDAASGRSGKVILDWSA, from the coding sequence TTGAAGGCACTGGTCAAGCAGAAGGCGGAGCCCGGACTGTGGCTCACGGACGTGCCGGAGCCGGCCGTCGGCGCGGGCGACGTACTGATCAAGGTGCTGCGCACCGGCATCTGCGGGACGGATCTGCACATCCGCGCCTGGGACGGCTGGGCCCGGCAGAGCATCGGCACGCCGCTGACGGTCGGTCATGAATTCGTCGGGGAGGTCGTGGAGACCGGCCGCGATGTGACCGGGGTACGGGCCGGCGATCTGGTCAGCGGCGAGGGACACCTCGTCTGCGGGACGTGCCGCAACTGTCTGGCCGGGCGGCGGCATCTGTGCCGGGCCACGGTCGGCCTCGGCGTCGGCCGGGACGGCGCGTTCGCCGAGTATGTGACGCTGCCGGCCGCCAACGTGTGGGTGCACCGGGTCCCTGTCGACCTGGACATCGCCGCCGTCTTCGACCCGTTCGGCAACGCCGTGCACACCGCGCTGTCGTTTCCGCTGGTCGGCGAGGACGTACTGATCACCGGCGCCGGACCGATCGGGATCATGGCGGCGGCCGTCGCCCGGCACGCGGGCGCCCGCCATGTCGTGATCACGGACGTCAGCGAACCGCGCCTGGCACTCGCCCGCAAGGTCGGCGTCAGCCTCGCCCTGAACGTCGCCGAGACCTCCATCGCGGACGGCCAGCGCGAACTGGGCCTGCGCGAGGGCTTCGACATCGGCCTGGAGATGTCCGGCCGGCCCGAGGCGATGCGCGACATGATCGCCAACATGACGCACGGCGGCCGGATCGCGGTCCTCGGGCTGCCGTCCCAGGAGTTCCCCGTCGACTGGTCCCGGATCGTCACCTCCATGATCACCATCAAGGGCATCTACGGCCGGGAGATGTTCGAGACCTGGTACGCGATGTCGGTCCTGCTCGAAGGCGGTCTCGACCTCGCTCCCGTGGTCACCGGCCGCTACCCGTACCAGGAATTCGAGGCCGCCTTCGACGACGCGGCGAGCGGCCGCAGCGGCAAGGTCATCTTGGACTGGAGTGCCTGA
- a CDS encoding polysaccharide deacetylase family protein, whose protein sequence is MSAVPVFLYHSVSDDPAAWIAPYAVTPRVFAEQLDRIADAGLTVVPLRRLVDAMRGGPPLPARCAVLTFDDGFADFYSAVTPLLTDRSLPATVFVTTGAVPAPDGRPEGSLLPPARMLSWRQIATLDALGFDIGGHSATHAQLDTLPARQAWHEIVDNKRQLEDALGHRVHAFAYPHGYSSAAVRRAVQKAGWTSGCAIRNAFSAVTDEPLRIARLLVRADTSPERFTRWTLGMGAPAAPLPESLQTKGWRLYRRARARLGHPVDGPPGPGAMP, encoded by the coding sequence ATGAGTGCCGTGCCCGTCTTCCTCTACCACTCGGTGAGCGACGATCCCGCCGCGTGGATCGCCCCCTATGCGGTGACGCCGCGGGTCTTCGCCGAGCAGCTCGACCGGATCGCCGACGCCGGGCTCACCGTGGTGCCGCTGCGGCGGCTGGTCGACGCGATGCGGGGCGGCCCGCCGCTGCCGGCCCGCTGCGCCGTGCTCACCTTCGACGACGGGTTCGCCGACTTCTACTCGGCGGTGACGCCGCTGCTCACCGACCGTTCGCTGCCCGCGACGGTGTTCGTCACCACCGGTGCCGTCCCCGCGCCCGACGGCCGCCCCGAAGGCAGTCTGCTGCCGCCCGCCCGCATGCTCTCCTGGCGCCAGATCGCCACCCTCGACGCCCTGGGCTTCGACATCGGCGGACACTCCGCCACGCATGCGCAGCTGGACACCCTGCCCGCCCGGCAGGCATGGCACGAGATCGTCGACAACAAGCGGCAGCTGGAGGACGCGCTCGGCCACCGGGTCCACGCCTTCGCCTACCCGCACGGCTATTCCAGCGCCGCCGTCCGCCGCGCCGTACAGAAGGCCGGCTGGACGTCGGGATGCGCCATCCGCAACGCGTTCAGCGCCGTCACCGACGAGCCGCTGCGTATCGCCCGCCTGTTGGTGCGCGCCGACACCTCGCCGGAGCGCTTCACACGGTGGACGCTCGGCATGGGCGCGCCTGCCGCGCCGCTGCCCGAATCCCTCCAGACGAAAGGCTGGCGGCTGTACCGCAGGGCCCGCGCGCGGCTCGGCCACCCGGTCGACGGCCCGCCGGGCCCCGGTGCGATGCCCTGA
- a CDS encoding SpoIIE family protein phosphatase gives MNAWDAAESADFRGPLDVTRAATAVLDAHGRVIGWSAAAERLLGYSSQDIVGQHVDTFLPPGPVPVAGSPPAPFSGSEARTARHRDGRLLRVATTTCPLTAAGGDAGTAPARVLVAAALDGLRVWESRQSMLHGLATQSPLGLAIYDTDLRLTWFNATYAREVGLPLRALLGKRAEDLYPTGEFVSEGYPTTLRAVMGRVLSTGESMLDLHFVGCLPTDPGTEHVWSCSYYRLQDADGRVLGVCEDAFDITDRYQAQRRLNLLVEAGTRIGTTLDMTVTAREITEVAVPDFAAAVTVDLVQSVLEGEEPEPGEGAVPALVRVASRSVHVPDDPRTGAGTAPAGPHPAPYRVDYPPGSLQYRSLSSGGRVRSESTMVVPMRSGHTLLGLVTFVRGTLPSVFDSGEIDLADELVTRTAVCLDNARRFAREHAAALTLQRNLLPQHLPTQSAVDLAYRYLPSDNRAGVGGDWFDVIGLSGTRVGLVVGDVVGHGLQAAATMGRLRTTVRALAALDLSPDELLSRLDDLVGPSAKGQPTTLGTGGGPDDAATGVTCLYAVYDPVSRCCTMARAGHLPPAVVDPEGGMYFPELPPGPPLGLGGLPFESLEVELPVGSLVALFTDGLVEARSRDIDVGLATLGRVLGDHHRPLEELCDHALAELLPDGKAPDDSALLLVRTRELDARQVAAWELPAEPTAVGTARELATGQLREWGLEELSYATELTVSELVTNAVRHAAGPLHLRLLRDLTLLTEVSDTGHTSPHLRHAASDDEGGRGLFIVAQLVQRWGTRYTPHGKTIWTEQAFPPSYPGAPRPVG, from the coding sequence ATGAACGCATGGGACGCGGCGGAGAGCGCCGACTTCCGTGGCCCCCTCGACGTCACCAGGGCGGCCACCGCGGTTCTGGACGCCCATGGCCGGGTCATCGGCTGGAGCGCGGCCGCCGAGCGGCTGCTCGGCTACTCCTCGCAGGACATCGTCGGGCAGCATGTCGATACCTTCCTGCCGCCCGGTCCGGTGCCCGTCGCAGGGTCGCCCCCGGCCCCGTTCAGCGGCAGCGAGGCCCGTACGGCGCGGCATCGGGACGGCCGGCTGCTGCGGGTGGCGACGACGACCTGTCCACTGACCGCGGCCGGCGGCGACGCGGGGACGGCGCCCGCGCGGGTGCTCGTGGCGGCCGCGCTGGACGGTCTGCGGGTGTGGGAGTCCCGGCAGTCGATGCTGCACGGACTGGCCACCCAGTCCCCGCTGGGCCTGGCCATCTATGACACCGATCTGCGGCTGACCTGGTTCAACGCGACCTACGCCCGGGAGGTCGGGCTGCCGCTGCGAGCACTCCTCGGCAAGCGGGCCGAGGACCTGTATCCGACCGGTGAGTTCGTCTCGGAGGGGTATCCGACGACGCTGCGCGCGGTGATGGGACGGGTGCTGTCCACCGGTGAATCAATGCTCGATCTGCACTTCGTCGGCTGTCTGCCGACCGATCCGGGCACCGAACACGTCTGGTCCTGCTCCTATTACCGGCTGCAGGACGCCGACGGGCGGGTGCTCGGGGTGTGCGAGGACGCCTTCGACATCACCGACCGCTACCAGGCGCAGCGCCGGCTCAACCTCCTGGTGGAGGCCGGTACCCGGATCGGCACCACGCTCGATATGACGGTCACCGCCCGGGAGATCACCGAGGTGGCGGTGCCGGATTTCGCGGCCGCGGTCACCGTGGACCTGGTGCAGTCCGTGCTGGAGGGCGAGGAGCCGGAACCCGGCGAGGGCGCCGTGCCCGCCCTGGTCCGTGTCGCGTCCCGCTCCGTCCACGTGCCCGACGACCCGCGCACGGGTGCCGGGACGGCGCCCGCCGGGCCGCACCCCGCCCCGTACCGGGTCGACTACCCGCCCGGCTCGCTCCAGTACCGCAGCCTCTCCTCCGGCGGCAGGGTGCGTTCGGAGAGCACCATGGTCGTGCCGATGCGGTCCGGGCACACCCTGCTGGGGTTGGTGACCTTCGTGCGCGGCACGCTTCCGTCCGTCTTCGACAGCGGAGAGATCGATCTCGCCGACGAGCTGGTCACCCGTACCGCGGTCTGCCTCGACAACGCCCGCCGCTTCGCCCGCGAGCACGCCGCCGCACTGACCCTCCAGCGCAATCTGCTGCCGCAGCACCTGCCGACACAGTCCGCGGTCGATCTGGCCTACCGCTACCTGCCGAGCGACAACCGGGCCGGCGTCGGCGGCGACTGGTTCGACGTCATCGGGCTGTCCGGCACCCGGGTCGGGCTGGTCGTCGGGGATGTGGTCGGCCATGGCCTCCAGGCGGCGGCCACGATGGGGCGGCTGCGTACGACGGTGCGCGCGCTCGCCGCGCTGGATCTCTCCCCCGATGAGCTGCTGAGCCGACTGGACGACCTGGTGGGGCCGTCCGCGAAAGGGCAGCCGACCACCCTCGGCACCGGCGGCGGCCCGGACGACGCGGCCACCGGCGTGACCTGCCTCTATGCCGTCTACGACCCGGTTTCGCGGTGCTGCACCATGGCGCGGGCCGGGCATCTGCCGCCGGCCGTCGTCGACCCCGAGGGGGGTATGTACTTCCCGGAGCTGCCGCCGGGACCACCGCTGGGGCTGGGCGGTCTGCCCTTCGAGTCCCTGGAGGTCGAGCTGCCGGTGGGCAGCCTGGTGGCGCTGTTCACCGACGGGCTGGTGGAGGCGCGCAGCCGGGATATCGACGTCGGGCTGGCGACCCTGGGCCGGGTGCTCGGCGATCATCACCGACCGCTGGAGGAGCTGTGCGACCACGCGCTGGCGGAGCTGCTGCCCGACGGGAAGGCGCCGGACGACTCGGCGCTGCTGCTGGTGCGCACCCGCGAGCTGGACGCCCGGCAGGTCGCGGCCTGGGAGCTGCCCGCCGAGCCGACCGCCGTGGGCACGGCCCGCGAGCTGGCCACCGGGCAGTTGCGGGAATGGGGGCTGGAGGAGCTGTCGTACGCGACGGAACTCACGGTCAGCGAGCTGGTCACCAACGCCGTCCGGCATGCCGCCGGGCCGCTGCATCTGCGTCTGCTGCGGGATCTGACCCTGCTGACCGAGGTCTCGGACACCGGCCACACCTCGCCCCACCTGCGCCACGCCGCGAGTGACGACGAGGGCGGGCGGGGGCTGTTCATCGTCGCGCAGCTCGTCCAGCGCTGGGGCACGCGCTACACGCCGCACGGCAAGACGATCTGGACCGAGCAGGCGTTCCCGCCGAGCTATCCGGGGGCGCCGCGCCCGGTCGGCTGA
- a CDS encoding SulP family inorganic anion transporter — translation MLQRIAKEVLSGLTVAIVALPLAIAFGITATGTSEGALIGLYGAIFAGLFAAVFGGTPGQVTGPTGPITVVSTGVIAAHGLEGAFLAFIMAGAFQVLFGLCKLGSLVRYIPHPVVSGFMGGIALIIFLGELDQVQSSFLVVAATVVLMLVSTRVIKSIPASLIALVIMTVLLRFADPLLQNVSVGPVSLNSAIDYIGQIPESIPSITIPDFSGSLVLTLLLPALSIALLGSIDSLLTSVVMDNITGTRHKSNKELIGQGIGNAASGLFGGLASAGATVRSVVNIKSGGRTAVSAATHSVILLTLVVGLGGVVQYIPLAVLSGILILTAIGMFDWESLRKAHVTPRGDVAVMFVTMIVTVVLDLTVAVAVGVVLALIVHVVQSRQHKASIVQDETDTYRIEGPLSFLSVDRVFTTLRDDQSNLSLSLKDVTYMDMSGAKALLTFIDHSHKSGVELDIRDLPPHVENRLTALADEEQRGKLKAVVEDEEQRGELKGIVESA, via the coding sequence ATGCTCCAGCGCATCGCAAAAGAAGTCCTGTCCGGCCTGACCGTCGCCATCGTGGCATTGCCGCTGGCCATAGCCTTCGGCATCACCGCCACCGGCACCTCCGAGGGCGCGCTCATCGGACTGTACGGCGCGATCTTCGCCGGACTCTTCGCGGCGGTGTTCGGCGGTACGCCCGGCCAAGTGACCGGCCCCACAGGCCCCATCACCGTCGTGTCCACCGGAGTGATCGCCGCACACGGGCTGGAGGGCGCGTTCCTCGCGTTCATCATGGCCGGCGCGTTCCAGGTCCTGTTCGGACTCTGCAAGCTCGGCTCGCTCGTCCGCTACATACCCCACCCCGTGGTGTCGGGCTTCATGGGCGGGATCGCGCTCATCATCTTCCTGGGCGAGCTGGACCAGGTGCAGAGCAGTTTCCTGGTGGTGGCGGCCACGGTCGTGCTCATGCTCGTGTCCACCCGAGTGATCAAGTCGATACCGGCGAGCCTGATCGCGCTCGTGATCATGACGGTGCTCCTGCGGTTCGCGGACCCGCTGCTGCAGAACGTGAGCGTCGGACCGGTCTCGCTCAACTCGGCGATCGACTACATAGGCCAGATCCCGGAGTCGATACCCTCGATCACCATCCCCGATTTCAGCGGGTCGCTGGTCCTCACCCTCCTCCTGCCCGCGCTCAGCATCGCGCTGCTCGGCTCCATCGACTCCCTGCTGACCTCGGTCGTCATGGACAACATCACCGGCACCCGGCACAAGAGCAACAAGGAGCTGATCGGCCAGGGCATCGGCAACGCCGCCAGCGGACTGTTCGGCGGCCTGGCCAGTGCCGGCGCGACCGTCAGGTCCGTGGTCAACATCAAAAGCGGCGGCCGCACCGCGGTGTCGGCGGCCACGCACAGCGTCATCCTGCTCACTCTCGTGGTCGGCCTCGGCGGCGTCGTGCAGTACATCCCCCTCGCCGTCCTTTCGGGGATCCTGATCCTGACCGCGATCGGCATGTTCGACTGGGAGAGCCTGCGCAAGGCGCATGTCACCCCGCGAGGCGACGTCGCCGTGATGTTCGTGACGATGATCGTCACCGTCGTCCTCGACCTGACCGTGGCGGTCGCCGTCGGCGTCGTCCTGGCGCTCATCGTGCACGTCGTACAGTCGCGCCAGCACAAAGCCTCGATCGTCCAGGACGAGACCGACACCTATCGCATCGAGGGACCGCTGTCGTTCCTGTCCGTCGACCGTGTCTTCACCACACTGCGCGACGACCAGTCGAACCTGTCACTGAGCCTGAAGGACGTGACCTACATGGACATGTCCGGGGCGAAGGCGTTGCTGACCTTCATCGACCACTCCCACAAGTCCGGCGTCGAGCTCGACATCAGAGACCTGCCACCGCATGTCGAGAACAGGCTGACCGCACTCGCGGACGAGGAACAACGAGGCAAGCTCAAGGCCGTCGTCGAAGACGAGGAACAACGAGGCGAGCTCAAGGGGATCGTCGAAAGCGCCTAG